One genomic window of Leptospira perdikensis includes the following:
- the gspN gene encoding type II secretion system protein GspN has product MPKENELEEDFLTDEDQEIQESLLEDDGDLFDEDGDEEHSKVNRKQIVTLVTIAVVSFLVFTLFIFPLNEIVRSILIKTGKETGIFMDAKEIHFPMFGRKSFDSFIASFPSGTSIKAEEVSLGISLLGLMQSRLDGDANIGYFNFEGSEWAMSVQTLDIPLRLSPLDDKITKWNGEGEIDLSGGKIKESAEIPFLGSLKGTDIRKANVLFKIRSGKLLIERGSLESSLAKFQFQGVVRLSDNFSYSQLDLKVCFTLTEKFAQERQDLVGMVALLPQEGGKTCIPIRGTFSAPKVDLPNLNQLGGGAPKAEDTSIEPAPVP; this is encoded by the coding sequence ATGCCAAAAGAAAATGAATTGGAAGAAGATTTCCTAACCGATGAAGACCAAGAAATCCAAGAAAGTCTTTTGGAGGACGATGGTGATTTATTTGATGAGGATGGGGATGAAGAACATTCCAAAGTAAATCGTAAACAGATTGTTACATTAGTAACCATTGCGGTTGTTTCTTTTTTAGTATTTACTCTTTTTATTTTCCCATTGAATGAGATTGTTCGTTCTATCCTGATCAAAACCGGAAAAGAAACCGGTATCTTTATGGATGCCAAAGAAATCCATTTCCCTATGTTTGGAAGAAAGTCTTTTGATAGTTTTATTGCCAGTTTTCCTTCTGGAACTTCGATCAAAGCAGAAGAAGTTAGTTTGGGAATTTCGCTTCTCGGCTTAATGCAGTCGAGATTGGACGGTGATGCGAATATTGGGTATTTTAATTTTGAAGGGAGTGAATGGGCAATGAGTGTGCAAACATTAGACATCCCTCTCCGTCTTTCTCCACTTGATGATAAAATTACCAAATGGAACGGAGAAGGGGAAATCGACTTATCCGGTGGAAAAATTAAAGAATCTGCAGAGATCCCTTTTTTAGGAAGTTTGAAAGGAACTGATATCCGTAAGGCGAATGTACTGTTTAAAATTCGTTCCGGTAAATTGCTAATCGAACGAGGAAGTTTGGAATCTTCGCTTGCTAAATTTCAGTTTCAAGGTGTAGTCCGTTTATCGGATAATTTCTCATATTCACAATTGGATCTTAAGGTTTGTTTTACTCTTACGGAAAAATTTGCTCAGGAACGCCAGGACCTAGTTGGAATGGTAGCACTTCTTCCTCAAGAAGGTGGAAAAACCTGTATCCCGATTCGTGGTACTTTTTCTGCACCCAAGGTCGACCTGCCCAACTTAAATCAGTTAGGTGGCGGTGCTCCCAAAGCAGAAGATACTTCTATCGAACCGGCCCCAGTTCCTTAA